Proteins from a single region of Equus quagga isolate Etosha38 chromosome 18, UCLA_HA_Equagga_1.0, whole genome shotgun sequence:
- the NHLH2 gene encoding helix-loop-helix protein 2: MMLSPDQAADSDHPSSAHSDPESLGGADAKVLGSVSDLEPVEEAEGDGKGGSRAALYPHPPQLSREEKRRRRRATAKYRSAHATRERIRVEAFNLAFAELRKLLPTLPPDKKLSKIEILRLAICYISYLNHVLDV, from the coding sequence ATGATGCTGAGTCCGGACCAAGCCGCCGACTCGGACCACCCCAGCTCGGCGCACTCGGACCCGGAGTCGCTGGGCGGCGCGGACGCCAAGGTGCTGGGCAGCGTGTCGGACCTGGAGCCGGTGGAGGAGGCCGAGGGCGACGGCAAGGGCGGCAGCCGGGCCGCGCTCTACCCGCACCCGCCGCAGCTGAGCCGCGAGGAGAAGCGCCGGCGCCGGCGCGCCACGGCCAAGTACCGCTCGGCCCACGCCACGCGCGAGCGCATCCGCGTGGAGGCCTTCAACCTGGCCTTCGCCGAGCTCCGCAAACTGCTGCCCACGCTGCCCCCCGACAAGAAGCTCTCGAAGATCGAGATCCTGCGCCTGGCCATCTGCTACATCTCCTATCTCAACCACGTCCTGGACGTGTAG